From the Aerococcus viridans genome, the window TCGTGTTTAGTATTGATTTTTCCTCTCGAGTCTTTATAATGATAGGAGTAGTTAATTAAATTCATAAAAGGAGCAAGAAAAGTGAAAAAAATAGAGGAATTTTTCCAATTGAAGGAAAATGGGTCAAACTTTTCAACTGAATTGATTGCCGGTTTATCAACCTTCTTTGCAATGAGTTACATCATTTTTGTAAACCCAGCAATTTTATCTCAAACAGGTATGCCTTACCAAGGAGTATTCTTAGCAACCATTATTTCATCAGCTTTAGCGACATTATTTATCGGATTATTTGCTAACGTACCTTACGCATTGGCACCAGGTATGGGATTAAATGCTTTCTTTACTTATACAGTAGTTTTCTCACTGGGCTTTACTTGGCAAGAAGCGTTGGCAATGGTATTTATCTGTGGTTTATTCAACATCTTCATCACAGTAACTAAATTCCGTCAATTAATTATTAAAGCAATTCCAGACTCATTACAACATGCAATTGGTGCTGGTGTTGGTTTATTCGTTGCTTACATTGGTGTTAAAAATGCCGGTTTCATCAACTTTACAACTGAAGCAGCAAACATCACAGCTGTTAACGGTCAACCATTTGATGCCACTCAATCTGTATTCGAAGGCGGTCTAGCGACAATCAACTCTACTGGGTCAACACTACCAGAAATTTCTACTTTTACAGACCAAACTTCATTATTAGCATTATTCGGCCTAATCCTAACCATCATTTTATTATTGAAAAATGTAAAAGGTGCGATCTTAATTGGTATCATCGCGGTTTCAACTATCTACGTTATTTTAAACCCAGCTGCTTTAGCCACTGTCAACTTCGACCAATCTGGTTTAGGCGCTGCCTTCCAAGACTTGGGTGTTACTTTCGGAGCAGCCTTTGGTAAAGAAGGATTACTATCACTTTTTGCTGATCCATCCCGTTACCCATTAGTAATCATGACAATCTTTGCTTTCTCTTTATCTGATGTATTCGATACAATTGGTACCTTCATTGGAACAGGTCGCGCTTCGGGTATCTTTACTAAAGAAGACATTGATAATATGGATCAATCAAGCGTCATGAACACTAAATTAGATAAAGCACTTTTTGGTGACGTTGTTGGTACCTCATTAGGTGCGGTCTTCGGTACTTCAAATATAACTGTATATGCTGAATCTACTGTAGGTATTTCCATAGGTGGCCGTACAGGTTTAACATCTGTATTTGTTGCTATTGCTTTATTCTTATGTGCTTTCATCTCACCTTTCGTTGGTTTAGTACCAAGTGCTGCAACTGCACCAGCCTTAATCATCGTTGGTATTATGATGATGTCAGCTATTCGTGAGATTGATTGGACTAGCTTAGAGGTTGCAATTCCTGCCTTCTTCGCTTCAGTATTTATGGCTTATGCTTACTCAATCTCATATGGTATTGCAGCAGGATTCATCACTTACTGCATCGTGAAAGTAGCACTAGGGAAAACAAAAGAAATTCATCCAATCTTATGGGGTGCATCATTCTTGTTCTTAGCTAATTTCATCATCTTAGCCATGATCTAAATCACTAAACTAATATTATTCGCTATACCTAAAGACCAGGTTCTCTGGTCTTTTTTCTTGCTTTTTAGAAACATTTTTGTATTCTTTTTTCATTCAACATGATATAAAATTTCTTTGAATATTTATGAAAACGTAACAATTCAAGGTTTTCTTAAGGATACTTTGCAGAAGTTGATTTCAAATGATTTATAAACCATTAAACCGTTTCCTTTTTGACATCATAAGCGCTAAAATAGGAATGTTGATAGATTTGTCTTGCTCTATTTATTTTACATTTAGGAGGAGAGAATATAATGAATAACAATGACATTGAATATAATGCACCTAGTGAAATCAAGTACATTGATGTTGTCAATACTTACGACTTAGAAGAAGAAGCAAGTAAAGTGGTACCACATGGTGGTTTTAACTATATTGCCGGTGCATCTGGTGATGAGTGGACTAAACGCGCTAATGACCGTGCTTGGAAACATAAATTACTATACCCACGTCTAGCGCAAGATGTTGAAGCGCCCGATACAAGTACTGAAATTTTAGGTCATAAAATTAAAGCCCCATTCATCATGGCACCAATTGCTGCACATGGTTTAGCCCACACTACTAAAGAAGCTGGTACTGCACGTGCAGTTTCAGAATTTGGTACAATTATGTCCATCTCAGCTTATTCTGGTGCAACATTTGAAGAAATTTCTGAAGGCTTAAATGGCGGACCCCGTTGGTTCCAAATCTATATGGCTAAAGATGACCAACAAAACCGTGATATCTTAGACGAAGCTAAATCTGATGGTGCAACTGCTATCATCCTTACAGCTGACTCAACTGTTTCTGGAAACCGTGACCGTGATGTGAAGAATAAATTCGTTTACCCATTTGGTATGCCAATTGTTCAACGTTACTTACGTGGTACAGCAGAAGGTATGTCATTAAACAATATCTACGGTGCTTCAAAACAAAAAATCTCACCAAGAGATATTGAGGAAATCGCCGCTCATTCTGGATTACCAGTATTCGTTAAAGGTATTCAACACCCAGAAGATGCAGATATGGCAATCAAAGCTGGTGCATCAGGTATCTGGGTATCTAACCACGGTGCTCGTCAACTATATGAAGCTCCAGGTTCATTTGACACCCTTCCAGCTATTGCTGAACGTGTAAACAAACGTGTACCAATCGTCTTTGATTCAGGTGTACGTCGTGGTGAACACGTTGCCAAAGCGCTAGCTTCAGGGGCAGACGTTGTTGCTTTAGGACGCCCAGTCTTATTTGGTTTAGCTTTAGGTGGCTGGCAAGGTGCTTACTCAGTACTTGACTACTTCCAAAAAGACTTAACACGCGTAATGCAATTAACAGGTTCACAAAATGTGGAAGACTTGAAGGGTCTAGATTTATTCGATAACCCATACGGTTATGAATACTAGATTTTAGCAGTCATTTTATATATAAGATGAGGTCAAAGGGAATGTAGACATTTTCTTTGACCTTTTTGTTATCGCTAATAAAGGCGAGTATTTAAGCACCTGTCCTAGTATTAGCAATCCCCTCACCTTAGATACTAGTCTTTGCATTCCTGAATCGACACGCTTATAATACTTACTATAAGTAAATTGTAGAGAGGAGCGTTACCATGGGTATCGAAAGCCATAAATCTACTGAGTTAGAAGACTTATTTGCCTCTATCGTTAATATTGACGGCGATGGAGATAAGAATAAAAATCAAGATGATCAAAAAAACGAATCTGAAAACGACAAATCAAGGGACGATAATAAATAAACCACTACAAGGGAGCTATTTTTCTACATGGAAATTACAATTTGGTCTGACTTTGTATGTCCGTTCTGCTACATTGGACAAGCACATTTAGAACGCGCAATAGAAAACTTTGCCCACGCTGATGAGATTACAATTGAGCACAAATCATTTGAATTAATGCCTGGTGCAAAACATGATCCAAATAAGAACTTCTACGAATCATTTGCTGACTTAAAGGGCACTACACCTGAAGAAGCGAAACAAATGAACGACCAAGTCAAACAAATGGCAGCTGCTACTGGCTTAAACTTCAATTTTGATATTATGAAAATGGCAGATACCATGCCAGGCCACCGTGTATTCCAATATGCGAAAACACAAGGCAAAGATGACGAATACTTCAAAGCATTCTACACTGCATATTTTGAACAAGGTGCTTTAATCAGCGACGAAGACACTATTATTCGCTTGTCTGAATCTATTGGTTTAGACGGCGACAAAGTCCGTCAGATTTTAGCCAGCGAAGACGAATTCAAAGCTGAAGCCACAGCTGACATCTTCCGCGCAGGTGAAGTTGGCGTTCAAGGTGTCCCTTTCTTTGTATTTAATGATAAATACGCGGTACAAGGTGCCCAACCTGTAGAAGTATTCCAACAAGTTTTAGACCAAGTATACGCAGAAGAACAAGAAGCATAATACAACCTTATGGCCCGCAGCTTATTAGCGGGTTTTTTTGTAAAAGAAAAAGGCTAGGACAACTGGACCCTAGCCAATAATTACTTATATTTGTGAATTTGTATCCAATGAATGTACAGGTGTTCGTTCATTGATTTGCCAATGGAGAACGATAAAGGTCGCAATCCAAACAGCAGCGATATCCAAGCCTAAACGAGCTACTAAGTCAAAAATGCCGACATCATAACGTAGATACATCATGGCATAATTGGCTACTGCAATCCAAGCAAAGAACTGTAGGGCAAACTGATTGGTTTTGCCAATATGGTTCTGCCGGATGATATAGCGTTGTATTGCACCAAAAGATAAGCCAATTGAAAGTCCCATAATACCGGACCAAAGAATAGCTACTGGTAACTGCCCATCATCCGCTCCATAAATATCTAGGCCTAGATAAGCCACTAGCCTCATAATCGCAAAAACTAGTATGTAGACACGTAAGCCTCTGGTATAGAAAAAAGGTTTTGGCTTATACATTAACCGTTGGCGAGCCATTAGCCGGTAAATCAACTGACCTTGTATCATGAAAATTAAAATCGCTTTAACCGGATTAATCATCCAGTCCGTCTCCACTAAATGGGGCATGGGTTCAGCTCGGTAAACTAAGAAGACCAATAACTCTGAAATAACATAAAGTATTACCTTAGTTCCTTTGGTTCCTGGCAAGCGAAAATCGACTAGATAGTAAGCATAGGTCATGAATGTATAAATCAAAAAATAAATTATAAATAAAGTTGGATAATAAATCCCTTGTTGAACCGCTATACCATCTCCAAGAATTGCTTGAAAACTTGGATTTGGGAACCACATCTCTAACATCACATGCAACAGGCTCATAACACTCGCTATAAATGCGCTATATAGCCATCTTTTATTTCTATTTCGCATATTCCCTCACTTCTCAAACCATTATGAATAGCTAGCATGAAAAAAAGACAGCCAGCATTAAACATATGGATCATCATTAATAAGTCTATTCTAACATGCTATAATAAAAGTGAGAACTATGACAAATTCAAAAAAGGTGACCTATGGAATCAAAACGAACACAAGCAATTCAAAAATTTAATTACTGGACTACGCGCATGACCTGCCCTATCTGCAAAAGCAATCTATCTTTTAGCCATAATCAAGTCCGTTGCGATCACAATCACAGCTTTGATATCGCTAAACAAGGTTATATTAACCTTGCACCTAATCACCAAGAAGCACACTACAACAGCGACCTATTCACTGCTCGCCAACGAATCATGCAAGACGCAAATCTATACGCCGGTGTTTACCATCAAATCTTAGACCTGATAATGGAAAAAGGGGTAGACTTGTCGCAAGTTAGCAACCTAATTGACTTAGGCACTGGAGAAGGTAGTCACCTCCACCAGCTAGCGCAAACTTGGCAGGCACATGTGGCCAACGATCAAGATCAAATGCCACAATTCTTAGGCTTAGACTTAGCTAAAGATGGTATCCTTTCCGCTGCCAAACACTATACCAACGCCCTTTGGGTGGTTGCTGATTTAAGTCAATTACCCTTTAAAGATGGACAAGTAGAGGGTACGATTACCATCCTTTCACCCTCTAACTACGCTGAACTAAACCGAGCACTTTCAGAACAAGGTTGGGCCCTAAAAATTGTACCCGGCCCTAACTATTTAAAAGAATTACGGAAAATCATTCTACCAGTGGATGAACAAAAGCACGACACTTCTGCGTCCATTGCTAAATTTAAAGCAGCCTTCAATGACTTTGGTCAAAGCCACTACCAACAATATCGACCATTAAATAAAGAGCATATACGCGATTTAATTCAAATGACACCGTTAATGTGGCATGCCAACGAAAGTCAAATGACAGAAGCTATGGCATTAGATGGTATTACTATTGACTTACAAATTCTATTTGGACGCAAAAAGGAAAAGAGTTAGCCCTTTTCCTTTTTTTAATCTATCTCACTGATAATCAACCTAGACGTTTATTCTTTTGCATCCTCAAACACATAATCTGGGAAATACTTTTCTAAAATAACCGGTAAATCATAGTCATCCGGGAAAAATCTACTATATACCTCTTGTCCTTCATCAAATTGACCTTCAAGTCCTAAAACTTCAAAAACATCAACAACTTTAGCAACTGCCCATTGGATTGAAGTGCCTTCAACCACTTCATAAGGTTCTTCCAAATTATCCTCTTTGATAAAACGAATCAATTCTTCTTTTGGCATGTCTTCATCCAAATGATAAAGTAAGATTTGGTTTTCATAGGAATGACGCGGACTTCCATCATCCACATTATAAGCTTGTTTGATAATATTGATACTATATACATTCTTCATGTATTTCAACATCCTCTTCTACAAAGCTCTTTACCCGTAAAACATATTTACATGACTGCAGCCGCACCACCATCAATATTAAGTGCCACACCTGAAATATAAGAAGCTGCATCAGATACTAAGAAAGTAATGGCATTAGCAGCTTCCACCGTTTCACCAATACGACCTAAAGGTGTATTGGCTGATTGACTTTTAGAAAATTCTTCCCAAGTTTGATCAGGAGCGTTATCTTGCCAACGTTTTTCGATTTGTTCACTACGCACTAAACCAATAGATACAGCATTCACACGAATATTATACTCACCTAATTCTTTACTTAATTCCTTTGTTAAGCCAAGACCAGCAGCACGGCTAGTTGACGTTGGCAATGAATTAGCTGGAGGTGTTTTTCCGGCGATAGCAGTTAAATTCACAATAGCGCCTGAATTTTGTTTCTTAAAATATGGCAACACTTCACGAGTAAAATTCACTACACCAAAAACTTTAATATTCAAGTCTCGTTGCCATTCAGCATTATCCACCGCATCGAAACTATGGGCTGATGATCCACCTGCATTATTAATTAAAATATCAATACGACCAAATTGATCAATTGTCTCAGCAACTACTTTTTTAGCATCTTCTTCGACAGTTACGTCCCCAACGACATAGTGGACTTTTCGACCTGTGATTTCTTGAATAGCTCTTTGCGCATCGACAAGACGATCCTCACGGCGGGCAACAATTGTCACGTCAGTCCCCTCGCTCGCTAATGACTTAGCTGTCTCAAATCCGATTCCACGGCTGGCCCCTGTAATAATCGCTACCTTTCCTGATAAACCTAATTCCATCAAAAGACTCCTTTCTAAATTGTATTTCTATATATATTATAATCGAAATATTTTTAAACCAAAATAAAAACCCTTACAATCAAAAAGACCTATGACACGATAGGCATAGGTCCACTTCCGTATTGCTTGTTAGCCGATACCAAATTTGGCATTTTCTAAACGGGCTACATCCATTTTTTTCATTTTAAATAATGCATCTAGGACTCGTTTCTTTTGTTCTTCATTGGCTGTTTCCATGATTTGTAAGTAGGCTTGTGGGACCACTTGCCAAGAAATACCGTGACTGTCTTTCAACCAACCCATCGCCTCAGATTCTTCGTGGGCAGATAATTTGTCCCAGTAGTAATCTACTTCAGATTGCGCACCGGCAACAATCAAGAAGGAAATAGCTTCAGAAAACTCTTCATCACTACCAAAACCATGGTCCATAAAGACTAATTGTTGGTCGCCAACATTTAACTCGGCATAATTCACCTTAGCACGCCCATCTTGAGCTTCACCTTTTTGGTAATAATTGATGTGGCCGGGCGCTGCCATTTGAAAAATAGTGGCATAATCCTTTAAAGCTTGCTCTGCTTGACCACAATACTGACCGGCAAACAATAGAGATACACGGATTTTATGGTTTTTTGGCACGTCTGGTGCCAGCATAATTTGCCATGATAAACCAAATTGATCTTCTACCCAAGCATAGCGGTCGCTAAACGGATAAGCATCCAACGGCATCAAGTCTTTTCCACCTTTTGCTAATTTAGCATATAAAGTATCTACCTCTTCAGCAGTATCTAACGATATCATCAAAGAGAATGAGGGGTTCATTTTAAAATCACTATCCCCATTAAAAGCCGCAAATGCTTGATTTTCGATCGTAAAATCGTAAGCAACAGATTCACCTTTAGCCATTGGATAGTGGATTTCACGAGTAATCTCACTTTGACTAAAAACTTCAGTGTAGTATTTAACTGCTTCTTCAGCTTGGTTGTCGAAACATAACTGGATCGCAATTTGTCGCATATTTATTGCTCCTTCAACATTGAACTCTTCCAATACTTATAAGTAAAGAATAAGCTAAAAACCAATGAATGTCGAATAAAAACGGCTATACTTTTTACCAAGAAGCAACTACTGCACCTTTGAATGTTTCTTCGATAAAGGTTTTAACTTCGTCTGTCTTATAATATTCTTCTAGTTGTGCGATAACGGGATCTTCGGCGTCCTCAGTACGTGATACAACCCAGTTTACCCATGTAGTATCTTCAGGATCTTCCATAGCAATGGCCAACTCTTCTGCACTCAAACCGGCGTCTAAAATATAATTTGAGTTGATACCTGCCGCAGCCACATCGGGTAATTGAGCGATAAATTGGGCCGGATCTCCTGTAATAAAGTTTAAATTCAAATGATTTTCTTCAATATCATCTACTGTAGCAGCAATGCCTAACCCTTCAGGCAAAGTAATCACACCAGCTCGTTCTAATACTAGAAGTGCACGACCTTCTTGAGAAGGGGTATTTGGTACTGCAATCGTATCGCCTTCTTGTAATTCATCTACTGTATCGTACTGTTCAGAGTATATCCCCATTGGAATCGTGATATTTTCAAAGGCCTGTGTAAATTCATATCCTGTATCTGCGATCACGGTTTCTAAATAAGGGCCAGTTTGGATAGAGTTAAGATCTAATTCACCATCCGCTAAGGCGGTATTTGGTGCAATAAAATCATTGAACACTACTAATTCAATATCCAAACCATCCGCTGCTGCCCTTTCTTTTACTAATTCAAAAATATCTTCGTGGGGACCAGCTGTGACACCAATCTTTAGAACGCCATCTTCTAACAAGCCTGACGACGTTGCCGTCTCATCTTCACTTGTAGCTGTTGATTCACTTGCTGGATTAAAGCACCCTCCTAATGCAAGTGTCGCCGCCCCTAATACCGTTAGTAACCCTTTAGTCCGTTTCTTCATCTGTTATTCTCCTCCATATATAATGATTAGTTATTGAATTGCTTGTATACTCGAGCAATCCTACTAGCCGCTTCTTGCAAAATAGCTGTATCTGCGATTAAGCCAATTCGGATATACCCCTGACCTGCAGTACCAAAACCATTACCCGGCGCCACTGCCACATGCACTTCTTCAGCAAGAATTTGCACAAAAGTTTCTGCATCCACCCCTTTTGGTGTCTGCATCCATTGGTAAATGGTCCCTTTGGATGGCGTCACTTGAATGCCTGCTTGGTCAAATTCCCGAATGACCGCGTCCCGTCTAGCTTGGTAAGTGGCTTTCATTTTGCTAGTAAAGTCTTGATCTTCGTCCGCTAATAAAGCTGCGACGGCTTCCTGGATAGCCCCGTACATACCAACTGTCGTATGGTCCTGCAAGCTGTTCAGATAGCCGACTACTTGCGGGTTACCCACTGCGAAACCGACGCGCCAACCTGGAATGTTGTAAAACTTGGATAGAGAAAATAGCTCAAGACCAACTGCCTTAGCACCCGGGGTTTCAAGATATGATAGGGGGGGTGCCTGGTCAAAAACATACGGAGCGTAGGCAAAGTCATGAACCACGAAAATCTTGTTGTCCTTGGCTACAGCCACCGTGTCCTCGAAAAATCCCGGCGTGGCTAAAGCGCCCGTTGGATTGTTGGGGTAATTCAGGTACATGACCTTAGCACGGTCGCGGTCCCCTTGGGCAACCTGGTCAAAATCAACCAGGTAATTATTTTCCGCCAGTAGGTCCATAAAAATCGTATCCGCTTGGGTTAAACCAATGGCCGATAGATAGTCTGGATAGGTAGGATTGGGCAGTAAAATTCCGTCCCCCTTGTTGACTAAGACCTGACTCACCTTCATAATGGCCTCTTTAGACCCGTGGAATAGAGCCACTTCTGTTTCTGGATCAATGTCTACCCCAAATTGATGGTGGTAAAACTTGGCCACCGCTTGCTTTAGCAAGTCTTCCCCGCGATACGGGCCATACCGGTCATATTTCGGATTATCGATAGCCGACCGTAACACCTCTTTCAGGGCTTGTGGTGCCGGTAAATCTGGCGTCCCAACCGCTAAATCGATCACGTCATCATAGCGACTCTTAAGGTCCGATATCGCTGCTGTTAAACTTGAGAAATATTGACTTGGCAAGGATTGAAAAATATTTGAAGGTTGAAAATCAACCATATGCCACCGTCCTTTCTGATAAAAACTATGCGGTCTCTATCCAATGAGTTATAGCCACTTTACCTTTTAATCTCCTCCATATCAATTATTTAAAGATATCGATTTCCGTCGTATATTGAACGGTTATAACTATCACAAATCATTGAAAAAGGGGATTGCAACCGGACATTGCAATCCCCATCTTAATACGGTTATTTCAAAATAACCTGCCTGGATCATTATTTAATTTTACTAGCAATTTCAGCTACTAAGTCAGCGTCTTCAAGACCAGTGACCGTTTGAATAACTTGGTCAAGTGGTTGATCTGCTAACATTTTTTGCAGTTCTTGGCTTTGTTCATCGTCTGCGTCACTGTATTCAAAAATGTATGCGACTGTTTCAAGTAAAGCGTCGTAAGCTAGGCCACGTTCTTTTGTCTCACGAATTGGACGGATAAAGCGTTCGTCGTAACCTAATTTACGGATTGGTGTACGGGCAACACGTGTAATAGCATCTGAAATATGGCTGTTTTGGAAACGGCCTACGATTTTGTTGGCATAAGCTGCGTGTGCTTCTTGGTCAAAGCCCCATTTTTCAACTAATAAGGCACCAGTTTCTGCTAGCACTGCTTGTAATTGTTGTAAGACATTGTCGTCTTTTAAGGCCTGGTCAATTGTTTCGTAACCATAGTGTTTACCTGTATAAGCTGTCGTTGCATGCCCGGTGTTTACAGAGAATAGTTTACGTTCGATATAAGGTAGTAAATCTTCAACGTATAATACGCCCTCTAGCTTGATTTGCGTCCCTTTAACCTTAGTTTGGTCGATAACCCATTCAGAGAATGGCTCAACGGATACAAACAGAGGATCTTCGTGACTTTGCATTGGGACAATACGGTCAACTGCCGCAT encodes:
- the lctO gene encoding L-lactate oxidase, with the protein product MNNNDIEYNAPSEIKYIDVVNTYDLEEEASKVVPHGGFNYIAGASGDEWTKRANDRAWKHKLLYPRLAQDVEAPDTSTEILGHKIKAPFIMAPIAAHGLAHTTKEAGTARAVSEFGTIMSISAYSGATFEEISEGLNGGPRWFQIYMAKDDQQNRDILDEAKSDGATAIILTADSTVSGNRDRDVKNKFVYPFGMPIVQRYLRGTAEGMSLNNIYGASKQKISPRDIEEIAAHSGLPVFVKGIQHPEDADMAIKAGASGIWVSNHGARQLYEAPGSFDTLPAIAERVNKRVPIVFDSGVRRGEHVAKALASGADVVALGRPVLFGLALGGWQGAYSVLDYFQKDLTRVMQLTGSQNVEDLKGLDLFDNPYGYEY
- a CDS encoding mannitol-1-phosphate 5-dehydrogenase, with product MKAVHFGAGNIGRGFIGEILHKNGFDITFVDINETLIDALNDRDSYEIEYADDAHQRLTVSGFSGLNNGKEPEAVAEAVAEADIVTTAIGPNILPYIAELIANGVKLRRENGDTRQMDIIACENMIGGTDFLNEKVSAYFDEADRIYVDQYIGFPNAAVDRIVPMQSHEDPLFVSVEPFSEWVIDQTKVKGTQIKLEGVLYVEDLLPYIERKLFSVNTGHATTAYTGKHYGYETIDQALKDDNVLQQLQAVLAETGALLVEKWGFDQEAHAAYANKIVGRFQNSHISDAITRVARTPIRKLGYDERFIRPIRETKERGLAYDALLETVAYIFEYSDADDEQSQELQKMLADQPLDQVIQTVTGLEDADLVAEIASKIK
- a CDS encoding DsbA family oxidoreductase gives rise to the protein MEITIWSDFVCPFCYIGQAHLERAIENFAHADEITIEHKSFELMPGAKHDPNKNFYESFADLKGTTPEEAKQMNDQVKQMAAATGLNFNFDIMKMADTMPGHRVFQYAKTQGKDDEYFKAFYTAYFEQGALISDEDTIIRLSESIGLDGDKVRQILASEDEFKAEATADIFRAGEVGVQGVPFFVFNDKYAVQGAQPVEVFQQVLDQVYAEEQEA
- a CDS encoding SDR family NAD(P)-dependent oxidoreductase is translated as MELGLSGKVAIITGASRGIGFETAKSLASEGTDVTIVARREDRLVDAQRAIQEITGRKVHYVVGDVTVEEDAKKVVAETIDQFGRIDILINNAGGSSAHSFDAVDNAEWQRDLNIKVFGVVNFTREVLPYFKKQNSGAIVNLTAIAGKTPPANSLPTSTSRAAGLGLTKELSKELGEYNIRVNAVSIGLVRSEQIEKRWQDNAPDQTWEEFSKSQSANTPLGRIGETVEAANAITFLVSDAASYISGVALNIDGGAAAVM
- a CDS encoding aminotransferase class I/II-fold pyridoxal phosphate-dependent enzyme, producing the protein MVDFQPSNIFQSLPSQYFSSLTAAISDLKSRYDDVIDLAVGTPDLPAPQALKEVLRSAIDNPKYDRYGPYRGEDLLKQAVAKFYHHQFGVDIDPETEVALFHGSKEAIMKVSQVLVNKGDGILLPNPTYPDYLSAIGLTQADTIFMDLLAENNYLVDFDQVAQGDRDRAKVMYLNYPNNPTGALATPGFFEDTVAVAKDNKIFVVHDFAYAPYVFDQAPPLSYLETPGAKAVGLELFSLSKFYNIPGWRVGFAVGNPQVVGYLNSLQDHTTVGMYGAIQEAVAALLADEDQDFTSKMKATYQARRDAVIREFDQAGIQVTPSKGTIYQWMQTPKGVDAETFVQILAEEVHVAVAPGNGFGTAGQGYIRIGLIADTAILQEAASRIARVYKQFNN
- a CDS encoding MetQ/NlpA family ABC transporter substrate-binding protein, translated to MKKRTKGLLTVLGAATLALGGCFNPASESTATSEDETATSSGLLEDGVLKIGVTAGPHEDIFELVKERAAADGLDIELVVFNDFIAPNTALADGELDLNSIQTGPYLETVIADTGYEFTQAFENITIPMGIYSEQYDTVDELQEGDTIAVPNTPSQEGRALLVLERAGVITLPEGLGIAATVDDIEENHLNLNFITGDPAQFIAQLPDVAAAGINSNYILDAGLSAEELAIAMEDPEDTTWVNWVVSRTEDAEDPVIAQLEEYYKTDEVKTFIEETFKGAVVASW
- a CDS encoding NCS2 family permease; the encoded protein is MEEFFQLKENGSNFSTELIAGLSTFFAMSYIIFVNPAILSQTGMPYQGVFLATIISSALATLFIGLFANVPYALAPGMGLNAFFTYTVVFSLGFTWQEALAMVFICGLFNIFITVTKFRQLIIKAIPDSLQHAIGAGVGLFVAYIGVKNAGFINFTTEAANITAVNGQPFDATQSVFEGGLATINSTGSTLPEISTFTDQTSLLALFGLILTIILLLKNVKGAILIGIIAVSTIYVILNPAALATVNFDQSGLGAAFQDLGVTFGAAFGKEGLLSLFADPSRYPLVIMTIFAFSLSDVFDTIGTFIGTGRASGIFTKEDIDNMDQSSVMNTKLDKALFGDVVGTSLGAVFGTSNITVYAESTVGISIGGRTGLTSVFVAIALFLCAFISPFVGLVPSAATAPALIIVGIMMMSAIREIDWTSLEVAIPAFFASVFMAYAYSISYGIAAGFITYCIVKVALGKTKEIHPILWGASFLFLANFIILAMI
- a CDS encoding VOC family protein; translated protein: MRQIAIQLCFDNQAEEAVKYYTEVFSQSEITREIHYPMAKGESVAYDFTIENQAFAAFNGDSDFKMNPSFSLMISLDTAEEVDTLYAKLAKGGKDLMPLDAYPFSDRYAWVEDQFGLSWQIMLAPDVPKNHKIRVSLLFAGQYCGQAEQALKDYATIFQMAAPGHINYYQKGEAQDGRAKVNYAELNVGDQQLVFMDHGFGSDEEFSEAISFLIVAGAQSEVDYYWDKLSAHEESEAMGWLKDSHGISWQVVPQAYLQIMETANEEQKKRVLDALFKMKKMDVARLENAKFGIG
- a CDS encoding putative RNA methyltransferase is translated as MESKRTQAIQKFNYWTTRMTCPICKSNLSFSHNQVRCDHNHSFDIAKQGYINLAPNHQEAHYNSDLFTARQRIMQDANLYAGVYHQILDLIMEKGVDLSQVSNLIDLGTGEGSHLHQLAQTWQAHVANDQDQMPQFLGLDLAKDGILSAAKHYTNALWVVADLSQLPFKDGQVEGTITILSPSNYAELNRALSEQGWALKIVPGPNYLKELRKIILPVDEQKHDTSASIAKFKAAFNDFGQSHYQQYRPLNKEHIRDLIQMTPLMWHANESQMTEAMALDGITIDLQILFGRKKEKS